The genome window TGAAAGCGCATAAGTTAAGATCTTGCGCGATTAATACTATATGGGCCCAATAATATAAGGAGCTGCTGCTACACACTTTCTACACATTGAAGTAGTAGAGATTCTAAAAACCCTCATCTCACAATTTTAGCTAGAAAAATTCAAGACGGAAGCATAAATGCTTAGGAACATCAAACTGCTATGTGCACTTTAAGAATTAGAAACTGGTTTCTAAATAATCAAATCAATAAAGCGATGGGCTAACctaaataatattaaatattactCCGAAATATCTTATCCTAAAAATTTCAACAGATTTAAATAgagttgtgtccggatagctgcgtggttaaaGCAcatggaagatcgcggttcgaatttcactggtggcagtggaatttgtatcgcgatttgacgtcggataccaatcgactcagctgtgaataagtacctgagtcaaatcagggtaataatctcgggcgaccgcaatgctgaccacattgcttcttacagggtactgtaatcctgtaatgtaccgttacggtcttgaatgaagtgctctaacacacttcaagcctcttatccaatatggattgttgcgccaacgattattattattattattaaatagagTTGCTAATTAATTAATTGGGGCTTTGCGATacttcggctcccatagcttagatagggatactaatgataacggactgcgcattattcagttagcaatatcgaacgaaatggttgttggaagtacctggtttgcgtggaaagcggtccacgaacatacgtgagcctctacAGATAGGACTACTCAGaagcaaattgaccacgtgctgattgaacgccgccacctctcagccttgatgaatgtcaaaacatatagggggaccaataaagactcggaccattatctggttggcatagtgctccgggctacaataccacctacaatcccctctgacaatcaggtgagagtgaatactgaagccattcacaacacagacctccgtaacacttataaggaagaaacggatgccgcaataaaggcagctaacagatgtcctggagatggagcatcaacaaatgatcttcacaaccacttgaagagcgTTAACAttaatacagccacaaacatatttggcgtcagccgcaagaaaagttggaacggctggtttgacggtgaatgtaagctagttacggaacggaagaatgccgcataccgagtaatgttgcgttctcaaagaacgctggTGCGCGCAGAGACCAATCAAGGACTCTGTCGAACGGAAaaccgacttcacagatggaagaaggaagcctgagagaaccaacaggtctgtgaactcgaaaagtagagggagcaaccgcaccagacacggaagttttaccaacaagtcagcaggatgaagccttatacacctcgatgttcatcctgccgagacaaagagggaaatctgattttcgacagaatgggcatattggagtgatgggttgagtattttgatgaactgttcaacaactaaaatatcggcaagttggaggtcccgccaactgaatacgacggacaaatgctgcccaagcaccaagcatagaagaaacagtccgtgcaatccactggCTTAAAAAAACATAAGTCGCCGGGAGCCGATcgaattaaatatggaggcgaccaactacacgaaAAGGTTCATCacctgatgctcaaggtgtgggacagcgaatcaatgcctggcaacgaggcattgtctgCCCTATACATAAGAAAGAAGatttcacgcagtgcagcaattttagaggtatcatgttgctgagtaccatctacaagatattctccgctatcttgctaggtcggatagccccatatgcccagaacatcattggcccatatcaacgaggcttcactgcaggcaaatcaataacagataacattttctctctgcggcaagcgaattggaaaactgttggaatctgGATATcaattgcactatcttttcatcgacttcaaagccgcctatgacagcatagccagggtaaaactgtacacggccatgagagaattcgttatcatcacgaaattaataagactgactaggctgactctgaccaatatgcgagaccagataaaagcagcagaatcactctcaagaccattcaacatcgacaaccgtctaagacaaggggacaccctcgagaaagtgattcgcaattcagacgtaaatgcgagaggcaccatcctcttcaagtcgatccaactattggcctacgctgacgatattgacatcatgggaagaacaacccgagatgtacagtctatcttcatTTAGACCGAGCAGGCAAGACAaactacatggtggcaatgtcagcaccaaaaaccaaagaaccaacaacatcgaatcgcattggtcaaacgaaaacaataaagatagggtcgaaaattacaaccgataacagctatgacgatgaaattcgcgcacggttgttgatagccaacggagcctatttcagcttacaaaaactgtttcgctcgaaacgtctcaccataagctcaaagctcttactgtacaactatgactatgatcttgccagtcctcatgtattccttggaaacctgggttcttagcaaaaaaaaagtaaactcttggccgcgttggcgagaagaatcctccgaagaatttttggcccctacatgcaGGTGGACTATTTCGTAGTCCACATAACGAAGAAaactatgagtgataccacaattgcctggctgtggataaaatccagctcaacaggttgcggtgggcgggccagttaatccgtatggatgaggataatccacccgggaaagtctataagggcaatatctatggtagaaaaaagaagacgaggcggaccctgcctgagatggcgcgatggcataggtcaggacgccagacagcttttagggatatcaaattgttggatctcggcgcaaaaccgaggtgtctggagttctttattaagccatgcctagaccggatattgtttcttgcgccgttgataattatATACACTGGAATAGTcacgccaatgattacctatggggcggtactTTGGGGagaaagaactgaattcagcataatagccagggagttacacaaactccaaagactggtttgGGTATGTATCAGGACATcaggacatgcccaacagcatccctggagCTGGGATTAGCTCCTCTGCATCTccatatacagatgcaggcaagggggCGATCTTTAGAATGGTCGGGAAATCATTAGAATGGCAATAATACGGGGAGCTGCTTAAATAGAAGGAAGGTTGATATTCCTGGATCGTAGATATTCTGGGTTCCAGCTcatgttgggttagaaggcaataagGCAACAGACGAACTAGCCAGGTAAGAAGCAGGGACGCCGCTACACGTTTCCGACATTTATGCAAAGTGGGTCAAGGTACCtggaagaatacttaatacgAGATGTCAAGTTGAAATACTTAGACGTAGGGAATCAAGAACACTATACAGAAGAGGTGAAATTGCCTAGTCAAGCCTTGAAGTTTTGCGGGACAAAAATATAACGTCCGGTGGGCGGGGTTTTTCAGTCAGGATCGCAGCTGCGTTTTGCGCATCATCATCGGTATTGGCTCCCATTCGGTTGATGTGGCTAGTGCTTCTGGCTGGGTTTGATACAGAAAGGCaatccgaataatgttgcaatgacacttatcaatttcctattgTATTTAGGGTATATATGTGTTGGCTATTTACTGTCAATAGCcaacacatatatatatgctaTTGTTGGCCAGAACTAAATTtttttgagggatcctaagttatGAGCCGCTACGGTCAAGCCGCTTTGAGGCTGAGGTgagacagcatctgatgagttgcctcttacctttttcTATACTGTACATTGGAAACGGTGCATCGTgttgttttttaaaatatattcttAAGAAAATAGTttgttgaatttaaattttgtgtttaaataataaaaaattgcaaTGAAATATGTAAAATTAACGGTAAAATAAGAGTAGATtatatgaatatattgaaaatttcaaattaaactgTGGATATCTGGAAAACTGAGAAAGATATCGAAGaatcgaaaatgttgcattattTTTGCCACATTTTCCCCAATTCCGTAAAACTCTGTCATAAAGTCGCTTCatggaaataaaaattgtaataattggttttttaattagttttcaATAACGTTTGGGGAACCCCAGTCAAAGTACATAAACATTCGTTGAACTGCCAATTTTAGAAAAACTTTTATGCATGTGCAAACCCACATACGACCGAATTAATTGACAGCTGTCAAGAAAACAGATCAAAAGGTAAATCCCTTGAAAAAGTGGAAGTCGCAGATGCCAATTTCTCGGTAATTCCCTTTATAAATTTTCATTGCTGAGTTTAATTTGTTCTAAAGTTATGTGAACTGCTAGATCGAGTTGCAGCTGGCACCAGTCACTTGCATTTCTGACGTTGTGTCATTCGTGCAGTTCGCCGTCTCAACTTTTGAACTTCGATGCAATATTGCGGTCACGGCAaaatttcagtatttttttttgggcTGTGTAACTTCTATTGTACATCTACTGCAACGTAGTGCATTTTCGTAATAATCATGACAGTGGTATGTGCCCTAGATTTTGTCTTTGTCTGACCCCAGTGTGGAATGTTTACTTTCCCATTGCAGAAAGATGATTTTAGCGATTCGTACGAGTCTCCCAGTGGCCAAAGGAGCCAAGAAGAGGAAAATCTTGTGATATTTTGTAAGCAGATGCTTAAAACACGTGTATTTAAGGGAAGCTACCAGGAGCGACGCTACGTTGAGAGTCTACAAGGCTATCGGGACCTGATAGTCCTGGACAGCTGCGAACATGAGCTGAAAAACGATTTGAAGTACATTCACCACAGAATTTCAAACTTCTACAGAAATCCGGAACTCTGGTTAGGGGTAACGCTGCCTGACATGGTCGGTGCTCCGGCTGGTACTTGCATTTGGACTGATGTCGAAGGCAACCCATTCGGAAAGTATTGGTTCCAAATTAGGACGATTCGTTTCAGGACAAACGAAGTATACATAAAGGTGAAACCGCTGCGTTCGGTCAGTGGCGATGCACTGTCCACTGGCAACGTAGGGTCTCAAGCCGAGAATGATCATAACATTTCAATGGAAGGTTTGACTAAGGAGAATATCGTCAACTTGCTGTTATCATGGAAACGGGCTATTAGCACTGGCCTAATGAATTTCCTATGGAACGATATCAACAGGGAAAATATCGTGGCTGCAATCAGGTTCACTTTTTTGCTGTTCTTGTCCATTTTGGCTGGTTCATTTGAGTTAATAAAGCATTTAGGTGTTTTTTCGATACGACTTTTCGCCGAGGCGCGCTTGCTTTTACACACGGCTACGCCGATTATCTTGAAGATAATCGAACTGTTAGGCAAAGTTATCGGTGGCTTCTATATCCTCATAGCTATGATTTGGCGTGATCTAACTGGTTCCCGTGCTAGAGAAGTACCCAGAGGGTTGGCACCGCCAAGGAATCAGTATCAAGCAATCTCTAATAGAccattttatataaataaaagagCATTTTAAATTATTCACGAGATCATTTTAAGTAAATGAAATTTTTGTATAAATACGCTTACCACTATAAGTTTAAGTATATTGGTTGTCACGTTAACATGTTTACATACATAATTATGTAAATGGATCTGTTTTCCCTTTTTGTATAATGTGATGGAATAAATAATCACTGAAATGTGGGTAAAAGTTGTTATTTGACTGCACACAGCAGATTCTGCAAAACAGATGAAGTGATTGGGGACACGGAGCAAAATACAATTTTATAATAATGTTATAATGGATGGCAATTGGGTTGGAAGCGTGATTTTTACACAAGGGACTTTGTTAAGGTTTTATTAGCGAACAGTTTCcagtttaaaaatattttatttaatccGTTCGATAGCTCAGGACCATGAGTGCATGGCTTTCCGATTTGTTTGGACTTTTTTCTCTTACTTCGCTAACATGGTTTTTCCAAACAAACTGATTATCAAGTACCAGTTATAAATGATTCTACCTCTGAAGGATTTAAATCGTGAGTTCTTCATCAATACAGCCGGCTTACCTCTAATTTGGTTGGTTTAATCTTTACATTCATCATTTTCTCC of Hermetia illucens chromosome 4, iHerIll2.2.curated.20191125, whole genome shotgun sequence contains these proteins:
- the LOC119655663 gene encoding uncharacterized protein LOC119655663 → MTVKDDFSDSYESPSGQRSQEEENLVIFCKQMLKTRVFKGSYQERRYVESLQGYRDLIVLDSCEHELKNDLKYIHHRISNFYRNPELWLGVTLPDMVGAPAGTCIWTDVEGNPFGKYWFQIRTIRFRTNEVYIKVKPLRSVSGDALSTGNVGSQAENDHNISMEGLTKENIVNLLLSWKRAISTGLMNFLWNDINRENIVAAIRFTFLLFLSILAGSFELIKHLGVFSIRLFAEARLLLHTATPIILKIIELLGKVIGGFYILIAMIWRDLTGSRAREVPRGLAPPRNQYQAISNRPFYINKRAF